The sequence TTTTTACATCAGCTGCCCATCTGCAACCTGTACCCTACTTCACAAGCTGTATCGGGAAAACATGTACCTATAGCTTCATTTATTGTAAGCTATTATAAATTAGCAAATAgaatagtgaaaatatttaatgtaggtatgtagttcacagattttaataagtataattatgaaataccctcaaaaataaaataaaaatataaacttccaataaaatattccaatttatttctataatacgacttttaaaataatttccaattttaacaaaatatttttttgttgtgtgAACAATCTTCAGGTGACATCTCAACAATCATCAACTTGGCTCCAGCCCTCAAGTTCAATGGGGGTGGACATATCAACCACACCATCTTCTGGCAGAATCTGTCTTCTAGCGGTGGTAGTCCATCTGGTGCACTTGATCAAGCTATTAAGAAGTAATTATCTCAATATGTTGATGTTTTCATCCTGAGCTCCATAATTTTTGTctcttatgtacctacttttactaaCTTTGGTTTAACATGGTCACGTTTCACCCTATGATAACCTAATACCCCTTTTGATCCATACTTTTTGTTAACTGTTAATGTtgacatgaaaaaatatatgttacttattactttttattcatAACCTCTTAATAATTTTGCgttgttttcttttttgattATTTCATACACTTCTTCATATTTCTAATGTTCCCAAAAGTCGGTAATAGATTTCAaactttcttaatttttttgttttttgtgcgattgtttttaagttttgcaaacatttgaaataaaatatttctaccAATATTTATAGTCCTAGTAACTACTAGTAGCTTAttctagaaaatattattttttgatagAATGACTTATATAATTTAGTTATtgagtacctattataaaaaataattaaattagttggttaggtctttttatttatttttggtatAAATAGACTCAACCTTATCATTTAATATACATTTACATTGTACATAGAAATTAAACTAGATTGCTTTTTtctaactattattataattgttaatttattatatcaatTGTGATGcaatatttaatttgaaatgtGGTTAAATTACAGAGATTTTGGATCAATGGAAAACATGAAGAATCAACTAGCTGCAGCATCGGTGGGCGTTCAGGGATCAGGATGGGGCTGGCTTGGATACAATAAGCAGATGAAGAAATTGCAAATTGCTACTTGCCAAAACCAAGATCCTTTGGAACCTACGACAGGTTAGCTTTCTGATTTTTTTAGCCACGGACAGCTATGCAACTTTGCCCGGTTCAGTTCAGTTTACAATCTAAGTTCTACGATTTGACTGGACGTAAGGCAGCTCGCGACGCAGTTGGTAAGACACTTTCCAGCTGTTCAAGCGatactatgtattttattaatgtaGACAAAGTTTAAAACGCTCTGTAACTGAAACTGCTCGCTGTTGCCTTGCCAGCCGCTGCTAAGGCTGCCATATCAGTGACTTTTGAGCCTAAGTGGTACAGAATCCATAcgaatccatacttaatattataaatgcgaaagtgtgtctgtctgtctgtttatctgctaccttttcgcggcccaacagtttaaccaattctgatgaaatttggtacagggttagcttatatcccggggacggacatagacatactttttattccggaaaatcaaagagttcccacgggattcccaagaacccatccacttaaccgatttgtatgaaatttggtactaaatatataatatatataatttaatttcctATATCTAAGCTTCTATTGTTCCAGGTATTGTACCTCTATTCGGAATCGACGTTTGGGAACACGCATACTATCTTCAATACAAGAACGTCCGCGCTGATTACGTCAAAGCAATATTCGACGTCGCTAACTGGAAGGATATTTCAGCGCGATACGAAAAAGCCATTAAGTAGATCAGTACCAATAAAAACTGCATTTTATATATATTCTTGCAAAGCAAAGACTTGAACGCTGTAACCACAGGTTAAGATGTAGACTCTAGAAAGTTACTTGTGATGCCTTGTTAAGACAAAtcgtaatataattattatgcccCCAAagtatgaattttattttccaTATCTTAGAATTTAGAAAACTTATAATTTAGAAAGACAGgcaggtacttaggtatattgaCTCTTTATGAATCCTCTAAGTAAAAGCAAACAAAATCCATTTAATATTTTGGGAGTTATAATGAGGCCTAAGAAAGAAGATGTACATAAAACCAAAATATCTTTATTCTGCTGAAATCATGGTAGTTAGGTAGAATTTGATGTCtgggaaaaaataaataaataatttactgaGAAGACGTATTTTCccacgatttttaacccccgacccaaaaagaggggtgttatgagtttgacgtgtgtatctgtgtatctgtctgtgccatcgtagctcctaaactaatgaaccgattttaatttgttttttttttgtttgaaaggtggcttgatcgagaatgttcttagctataatccaagaaaatcggttcagccgtttaaaagttatcagctcttttctagttattactgtaaccttcacttgtcgggggtgttataaatttttaatttacacttgttgaacttatattataatgtgGGCATAGAGGTATTCACAGCAATATCTCACACAGTGTCAGTTGCTTCAGGccctacaaaatattatacttattatatttataggtatttatttgtttcacaGTTTTCGTGAAACGAAACGCAGTAACTAGAaacgtcaaaaggaaaagagATTGTCATGTTGATTGATTGCTGTCATCATTCATCAAATTGTCATCATTTTTTTGTGGTAGTGTTACGATTGCtgctgaaaataaataaatattctggATTATTTTGATTGTATTGCGGTTTAAACTTTGCTACAGTGTTTATCAAGACCAGTTCCAGCCCCTTATGATCTGGTAAGTAAAGATTTCAGTTTGTTTCTTTGTGAAAAAGTACCACTTCAGTACGTCATGTTAGTGTTATTGATTTTTCAGAAAAGTCCTATGTAAGATAGTAAACTAGACAAGGGTTTGTATTTAACTCTACGTAATATGAACTAAAGTATGACTTAAAAAAGAATATAGATCTCACATACGACAATTTGCTTACGTTTCATACAATATTCTGTCAGCGTAAGaagcagttttttttatttagtaaattaGGTAAAACCCTTCGTGCTTGAAGGTCGTGTTTCAATTATGAAGCAACTGTGTTAAGAGGCTGAATTTCAAGCCAAAATTGCTTCACAAATTTCAATAAGAACAAAGAAAACAAGTTATACTTAGTACCTAGGTTTTAGGTACTAAGTATAAAGTAGACATAGAAAGTGTCTgctttgttaccttttcacggctcttCCGTTTAATCCATTTTGACGAAATTGAGTACAGTGATAGCTTCTATCCAAAGACGGACATagcctacctactttttattctggaaaataaaataaaataaaatcgtctAGCCATTCATAAACTCAACAAAACATAGCTTTTTTGTCTTTAgatgttattataaaaattataaataagatATCAATTTAATTATCAATTCTACTTAAACATATAACTCTGCAAGTCATGCACATTTAAAATGGTGCCAAAGACTTATTCTGTGTTGACCAGCCAGGCCAGCcattggtttttccttcaattaaTTTTGCAACGAAGCAAAGGATCGATATGATTTTATGGATGAGTTTGAGTATACTTAAAAGCCTGGAGagtgacaggctactttttcatcatcaacatcatgatcaacccatttccgccccactactgagtacgggtctcctctcagaatgagaagggtttaggccatagtctgccacgcgggcccaatgcggattggcagacttcgcacacctttgagtacatggagaactctcaggcatgcaggtttcctcacaatgttttccttcaccgttaatagGGTGCACATAGGGTTTTATTTTATAGAGAGAACCTAGGAAGGATTTCCCGACATTCCAGCTAAGCAATGGATATTTACTGTGAAATCCTTGACACGGTTGACCTGCCTCAAAATCAAATTGATGAATGCAATTAGGGCCATGTTTCGACCTATAACTCACCCCTATACTAAAAATGCAGTGCTTACATGCAACATACAAAGATATGTGTCAGTTATAGGGATAGGTCCTGCAGTGTTTTTGTATTAGGGTGTCCATTAATGTAGTTTATAACCTATGAAATTGATAGGTAAGATCTTTGTATGTGTGCGCGTGTGTTATGTTTATTCATACCACCATAATCTCTCGTAATAGATGTCAATTGGAAGCTTATGTTGGTATCAAAATGAgttacattttatcccgaaaaatttaAAGAGTTCCTGTAGCATTCATAAAATACCATATGTATAAGTACCATACCGTATGTATATGTACCTGATGCTACGCGAAATACACGCAGATAGAGTCCAGTATCATCCAGTATATTGTgtcgattttcatattttttgtgttgtaaTAATTTTCATAGAGTTTGTAAATAGTAAGTTGTGGCATCTAGTCCTTACCCTTTTCTCTGTTTGGTCGTCTGACAAGGACAATACGTCAAGAAAACGGGGCCAATTCATCACTAATGCCAAATTGCAGCAACAATTGCCGCAATTATGATATTGTCCTAATAATTGCAATAGCATGGCGGTTATACTGCGATGTGTTATCAAGTGCGGCGCCTCACGCGATGCCGCCCGGCGGCGGTGAATGCACTCGGAGGGGTCCCATcctttataaaatatacttcAGGAAGGTAGAGAATACTATTGCGGAAAGATTTTTCATAATAGAACtgctttttaaatccatactatccatactaatattaatattataaatgcgaaagtgtgtctgtctgtctgtctgctaccttttgagagcccaacagtttaaccgattctgacgaaatttggtacagagttagcttatatcccggggacggacataggctactttttatcccggaaaattaaagaagtcccacgggattcctaaagacccatccactctaccgttttgtatgaaaggtaccgagatagcttgcgtccatgttattgacatagacaactttttatcccggaaaacctaacagttcccacgggatcttcaaaaacctacatccacgcggacgaagtcgcgggcatcctctagtattgtataaaaaaaagtgttactttgcgaaagtccatgcttacaaggaaccaaaaccttaatttgctattatcCGTTTAAAACAGACTTTGTCTGAGCTACGATATTAGTTACAAAACCTAGTGTATAATACCaactatattatacctattcgtataatatacatacaGGATTAGTTTAATGACTATTTTAccttaattatttaagtatacttAACTGATAAAAAATACCATTGTAAGATGTAGGACCTTTTGTTATTGATAAAAGTTCTCAGCGCATATAAAGTGCCTCATCTAGTCTATTATCTTTAattagaactagctgatgcccgcgacttcgttcgcctggatataggtttttgaaaatcccgtaggaattctttaactttccgggataaaaagtagcctaggtattAATGCAGAAAATTATCTacctccgttctaaatttcagccaaatacgtccagtaatttttgtgtgaaagagtaacagacatacatacatacacacaaactttcgcctttataatataagtaaagtgtgatagtgtgattgccTGGTAAGCAGTGCCTGTTTGCGTAACTGTGTGGGGGAATGCACATCACTTCCCCGCACCGTAATACATTTGGAAGTTTCAGAGAAATGACTACTTAAGCCCCTTTGAATTTATGACAACCTACAACCTTTTACGTTTCAATAGAACTATATTAACCTCCATTGTGCCAAAAAGCTTTATCGTTAACGCTTATCACGCGCTTAACACCATTAATAAAATCTCGTCAAAACCCCATTTTGGAGTTCGTTTACCCACAGTTTGCTTTGTCCGTCATTTCACGAACAATAACACACCCTGCCATTTCAGTTATGGCTAGTTCACATTATTCCAGTCACAAGCTAATCCCAGTTACCTAGTGCTGTAATATTATTGGAATGGTGATTCAAATTAAAACGTGCTGGGACCGAGCTGTGCTACTTCTGAGtcaatgattaattttttttaataattagtcACATAATATCGTGATGAGTCCGAGCCGTatctgaggctgagatctatagagcgtactttgactttgctcagacttaagacactgttaaaacgagacagcgttatatcactggcataaatctgtctcgttttaaatgaaacttagGTCTAAGCAAAGccagagtgcgctctatagatttcaacctcagcCTCCCGAGCCACGTTAAGTcatattaaaattcaaatcagTGTATGGCGAGATGCTGTTAAAGCCCGGCACGGTAATGTATTTACATTACCGtgtccatattataaatgcgaaagcgtggtcatttgttggtttattggtttgtccttcaatcaagctccaacggaccgacgtgattttttgcagggatgtattacgtttttaaaatcctggAGAGGGACACAGCTTTGTTTAAACCCcgcaaaataaagagttcccacaggatttttaaatataaaaatctaaatcgacgCACACTAATTTGCGGGCATCTACTAGTCATCACTTAAACTGAACAGCGCGCAGTAATTGATTTCAGTAAAGTCCAATCCAGCCCAGTAATTGGATTGGCAATCTATGTGACAGTCTATATCACTGTGACATGAACAGGCAGGTAGGCTAGATAAATGCTAGAAATCCAGTATCACTCCAGTACTCGTTCATTGTGTTTACTCAActcctatttattattataaacatattaCTAACTCACTGACCTTTAATTGGAATCTGGGATCAACTTATTGGACCCAGCGACTGGACCAATGTGAACCAGCCATTACAGCAAGGACATTTACGGGTTACTGCCTGACGTGATGAAATTACAAATCAATTTATCCCACTCTTCCTACGGGCGtagtattaagtattattatatccTGTGCTACGAGCTTATgacactaaggctgagatctatagagcccactttgactttgctcagacttgagacACTGACGCACGAGACAGCGtcataccgctggcataaatctgtctcgtttttaacccccgacccaaaaagaggggtgttataagtttgacgtgtgtatctgtgtatctgtctgtggcatcgtagctcctaaactaatgaaccgattttaatttagtttttttttttatttgaaaggtggcttgatcgagagttcttagctataatccaagaaaatcggttcagccgtttgaaagttatcagctcttttctagttactgtaaccttcacttggcgggggtgttataaatttttaatttacacttgtattatataaTTGGGGAATTGATTGTAGAAATAGGTCGGCAATCTACAGTGCAATCTCGTTTATGCTAAGTGTCGCTTTTACGGCTTCTGTTaacgaatacctacctaggtaactattttttttaatagttaatGGATTAACCCTTGCCCGCTGGACTATAATCACATTTGATTGAAAGCAGAAGCTTCTGTAGGTAtacaacatacctacctatcacatcacactaatattataaaggagaaagtttgtatgtgtgtgtgtgtgtgtgtgtgtttgttactccttcacgcaaaaactactgaacggattgggctgtttagaatagagatagattataccctggattagcacataggctactttttatcccggaaaatcaaagagttcccacgggaattttaaaaaacctacatccacgcgaacgaagtcgcgggcatcagctagttacctaTAATAATCAAGACTTACGTacataataataggtacatatttatatacttaaacaTACAAGTACGTACTTCAGATATTAATTGAATGTAAGGAACAACAattatgtatttacataactgAATTCTGGTTTCAGATGTAAAATATCCGAAGACTTGCAGCACTTTTTAAGGTAAGTGTAGAATGCAAGaagatgttttaatttttcttcatTAGTTTCACTCTCAGCGATCgtatgtacctatttctttCCATTATTTATTCTTGTCTATTACTTACATCAtggtagcaggtaggtaggttttcttgggaggATGTGGTTTTCTATTTCTTAAGCTtgccattaaataaaaaaaatattatcatataaTACCAACAAGAAAGGCATTAAACACAATGCGCGACGGAATGCAGCGACGCGCATTGCGGCGTCAAAAATTCACGTTAGGACGTCACACTGAACGCGCGCGTATGTGTGTACGATTTCTTACACATCCAGGAAACTGTATTTGACGGCCAAAGTGTAGGATTATTTACAGGAACGCGGCTGACGCACGCTTTGCAGTGTGTATGCCTTTATTCAGTATCTTCCGTTCCTTCCTTTAGTTCCTTGTGTTACAACTAGTAGGAGCGGTGTTCGACATGCTGTCGTCGCGCGTTTTGTGTGTTTCCGGCTTTATTTAATATGAAACATAGTATAGAATGCTATTAAATCTCTTTTTTCAGTAAAACCTTGAACTACGAGTGCATTTTACAAAAGTGGTCGCGTGCGTGTAtacagtacctactttttactgCATTCTGCACTAGAATAGTATGggttatttattaaattcacAAGAAAAACAAGCTTGTTTCgctataatcaaaaaaataGGGAAATTAATATGGTAGCTACGTAAGTACAACATGAAGTATTTTTTATGCATATCGCTTGCCTTGACGAAAATCTTAGCTGATAGAAAGCGATAAGGTCTACGATGGAACGcggtctatttatttatttaaaaccaacATACATTTCGAATACTTATACCATTTcaatgtaatttaatatgaGTACGTTCATTGATTAGGTTATGGTATGGTACATGGTATTCATGGTATTTCAGTAACTATAGTAACCTTTATTTCGATCCGATATACTTAgtaacgatcgcaatcacctctgattggccgccACTCTTTCACTcacgtaaaaataaaaaaggattATAGCCACCATAAATTCGGCCAAttacaacaattgagattgtagcaattattattaatgcagATTTTTCGCTATCGACCAGCTTAGCTGGTGCCTTCGACTCTCCCttacaatccatacttccatacttactaatattatacttaaatgcgaaagtgtgtctatgcctgtctgctagcttttcacggcccaacagtttaaccggttttgatgaaaggtacaaagttagcttacatcccggggaaggacatagactttatattctggaaaatcaaagagctcccgtGGGATTCTTATAAGAGcttatctgtttaaccgatttacttatataaagtttggtacagaggtagcttgcataccagaaattgacataggcaactttttatcccgaaaaaccaaagagttcccatgggaagaAATACTTAATAACCAACATTCTCTTCATTTCGAGAGCATAGTCTTCACCTAATATAAAGTAAGGCTTTTATTTTAAGCGTTTTAATTAGATTTCGTGTTACTGAGGGAAATTGCGGCAAAAAGCCACCTGTGCCTTTTGTTATCCACCCTTAATTATTAAACAAGCATCATTAGCGTTCaacttcattatttatttttgtttaggtACGCAGAATATTTGTACgtattttcaaaaaacgttCCCAACCCacaatcaattaaaattaagatattaaGAACAAACTAATTTTTACCTACCAGCTAGAGGATTTTGGTAAAATAACATGTCGCATCGCGTAAGAAATACCCAGGATATAAATAAGGATAATAATGGATGAAAACTGCTGCAGGCGGCACGACCGTGGCGCGCGGAAatccctataagagacctaCGAGCTATTAGAAGATACTacctagctgatacccgcgacttcgttcgcgtggatgtaggtttttaaaattcccgtgggaactctttgattttccgggataaaaagtagcctatgtgctaatccaggctataatctatctccattcttaatttcagcccaatccgtccagtagtttttgcgtgaaagagtaactaacatacacacacacacacatacaaactttctcctttataatattagtcggATGTacacgtctatcggttgatgacgaCGATGGAAACGATCCATatagtatacatataaaatagTACATTTAACAATCTCCAGTTTTGTTTGTGTCAACCTTCAAGGGCAGACATTTATATCAATAACAGATCTTTTCCAGCCAATTTGATGAAGATGGAGAAAGgacaaaaatatttgattaaatGTGTAAATGCTGTGCTATTTTCGTTAgaattttttaaggttttgcTCTTTCTgtcttttagattttattaaatgtGTACGTGATACTATTTTGTTTAGAAAAAGTgcaattttttagttttctgttttgtagagattttcgaaaattacgCACCTCTATCTTCAATGCCCATTATATTTAAATGGCCAAATATTCACAATAGAATGGgaatactttctatctttgttgtacTCCCTTCTACGTGCTTCTACTCCTTTTACAATCTCTCGCACTGCCAAtagtcactggtagagatctcttatagagtgtttccctgtccacttttttttctcttcattgttacaactttctgctacaaataaataaaaaataaaaccaaaaggttttacaaaatttttatttcgaaaCCAAAATCGTAATTAAATGCAGAGGTCGCTAGAAACCATTAATTTGTAACTGAAGTTTGCAGTTACAAGCTATACAGCGATTGAAGCGCTAAAGTTGTAACTATTTTCTCGTGCAAAGGGCCATTCGTATCCCGGGACAGGGTTACGAGCCGCTCGACCTCCGCCAACTCGTTTCCAATTGCAATTTATTAATTGTATCGTGAACAGCCTTACTGGGGTCACCCagtcctgtatttttttttaatgagttattaaatattaaataagtgTGTTATAATGTATGCTACCAATTTTGACTAAATCGTTTGAAGCCttgagaaagagagagaaagagatgTTTGAAGCCTTGAGAaacagagagagagaaagagatcTTTCCCACTGGGTCCATTGAGTCTTTGTTCAAAAGAACTTTTTAGATTCGAATATTAAAAACCCTACAGAGTTTTAACTTGATCAACGCAGAGGAAGGCGTGGGATTTACTATGCAAAGTTTGGACACATTGGACTTACAGATTGcgtgaattcaaattcaaattcaaattatttttattcaattaaacttttacaagtgcttttgaatcgtcaaaataatctaccactggttcggaatgctgttcctaccgagaagaaccagcaagaaactcggcggttactcttttcaaatgtacaatttgcaataatatgccatactgtatacaagcaattgcagcgccgtgttttgctggagcgagtcaaatccaagcttttgtcatttaaataatcttcgattgtataataagcttttttcaggagcatacttttaatagattttttaaacttgtgtaaaggcaagtctaaaattgattgtggaattttattataaaatattacactcattcccacaaacgattttcccactttcctgaggcggagcgtaggatatgcgagcctattacggtttctagtttgccggtcgtggaaatcaccgatttttttgtaactaagaatgttttgtcgtacaaaaattatattagtataaatatattgagaagctactgtgagaatacctatttccttaaatttctctcgtagggaatcgcgcggttttaaattatagattgcgcgtattgccctttttttgTTATACGaaattttttccaatatctgccgctttgccccatagtaagattccgtaagacataatactgtgaaaataggcaaaatatacaatttttgcagtttccacatcagttatctgtcgaatctttctaacagcgtaagcagcagagctgagtttaccagcaagtgttgatatatgggcgttccattgaagctttgcatctaaagttatccccaggaacacggtagtttcttctactttcaacatatcattgtttacctttaaattaaaatcatttgccgtcttagtacTGGGCAATGCGAATGAAGGTTAAGGTAGGACATATTATTTTGCATATTGACACAAACATACGCAGTCACGGATTTAACTCCCACGTCTCTTCTCTCAAAGTGACGTCCTTTAGGAAAATTAGTAAACTCCGAGTGTACTAGGGTCGCCTTCCAATAGGACATTTCATTTACCATAAAATTGTGTACGGGAATTTTATCGCCCATACTTTCTTCGATTCGAGTTATTTACGGAATGTACGTGAGTGGTTGCAAAGcctacattttaattattttcgtcCTACTTTTATAAGTAGTAAGAGCTTAGATTGCTGTTTAGCCTGAAAATTCTAAGAAcatatccattatccatacCATATATAAGTCTTCGTAATAAACATTgattttgaataataaacaaAACTTGAACTTTTAATGAACAATCCAAAAGAAACGAAATAGTCACGTTTCTTATTTACTGAAATAAACAAACGAGCCCTTAAAGTTTTCACGTCACGTCATGGCTTGGAAAATAGGAAAAGTTGTTTTTTGGTGTACTTATAGGTACGCCTAATAAATACCttgtctttttatttatttaggtactagttgacgcccgcgactaccgtgtggatttaggttattaaaatcccttgggaactccaTGATTTTCCGTAAAATTAAGGAGTAA comes from Maniola jurtina chromosome 17, ilManJurt1.1, whole genome shotgun sequence and encodes:
- the LOC123873801 gene encoding superoxide dismutase [Mn], mitochondrial encodes the protein MFGTRGIGKLIRTAGASRQKHTLPELPYDYNALEPVISREIMSLHHSKHHATYVNNLNAAEEKLAQAQAKGDISTIINLAPALKFNGGGHINHTIFWQNLSSSGGSPSGALDQAIKKDFGSMENMKNQLAAASVGVQGSGWGWLGYNKQMKKLQIATCQNQDPLEPTTGIVPLFGIDVWEHAYYLQYKNVRADYVKAIFDVANWKDISARYEKAIK